The DNA window CCGCGCTGAAGGCGCCGAAGATGCCCGACTCGATGCGTACCAAGGTCGCCCGGCAGGTTGCCAAGGGCATGGCCTGGGCGGACCGGCCCGAGGGTGAGGCGATGGTCCTCACCGCCACGGCGAGCAAGCTCCGCACGCCGGCCGCGCGGGCCCGGATGCTCGGTGAGGCGGCGAGTCGCGAGCTCAAGGCGGGCATGCCGCCGCGTGACCTGGACGGCGCGGTGGAGGCCCTGCTGAAGGTGGCCGACCAGCGGCACCGGGCGGACGAGAACGTGGCCGCGGCGGACCTGCTGAACCGGGCCATGACGCTGGCCTTCGACCGGGTGTTGCACATCGACCAGCTCACCTCGCCCCTGGCCGAGGACCCGGAGGGCTTCGTCGCGCCGTTCCGCCGCTCGCTGGCGGCGACCACGGTGGCGAGCCCACGGGGCCGGCTCCAGCCGGCGGCGCCGCCGCCGACCGACCGGCCGCTGCGTCTGTTGATCGCCACCAGCGCCAACGACAACTTCCTGAAGCTGATCCGGTCCTACTACGACGCGCACCCGCAGGTCGAGGTCCGCTTCGTCGACCTGGCGGCGAACGCCGCGCTGAAGAGCGTCACCTGGGCGTCGAAGCCGATGCTGGAGCACCGCCTGTCGGCCGACTCCACGGCCTACGGCGACAAGGCCGAGGAGCGGCTGCGCCCCTACCTCGACTGGGCGGACACGGTCTTCGTGGACTGGTGCGTGGCGCCGGCGGCGCTGTTCACCATGGTGGACCCGGGCACCACCCGGATCATCGTCCGCCTGCACAGCTATGAGGCGCTGTCGCGCTGGCCCTACATGGTGGACTTCTCCCGGATCGACGACCTGGTCTTCGTGGCCGATCACATCCGGGATCTCACCACCACCCTGGTGCCCTACCTGAAGGGCCCCGACGGGCCGCGCATGCACGTGCTGGACAACGCGATGGACCTGCGCGGGTTCCAGATCGACAAGCCGTCGGAGGCCCGCTTCCAGCTCGGCATGGTGGGCATCAGCCAGGTCGCCAAGGACCCGCGCTGGGCGATCGAGGTGCTGCGGCTGCTGCGCAAGCGCGACGAGCGGTACCGACTGCTGCTGGTGGGCGGCGACATGAACCCCAACGTGAGCGTGGCCAGCCGGGACTACCTGGAGGCGTTCAACCGCGACGTGCGGGAGTTCGAGGCGGACGGCGCGGTGCGCCGGCTCGGGCCCACCAGCGAGGTGCCGAAGATGCTCAGCGACATCGGCGTCATCATCAGCTCGTCGGTGCGTGAGGGCTGCCACTGCGGTCTGATGGAGGGCGCGGCCAGCGGCGCCGTCCCGGTGGTGCGCGACTGGCCGTTCTTCGCCGGGCGGCCGAACAGCGCCCGCACGCTCTATCCGAACGGCTGGGTGATCGGCAGTCCGGAGGAGGCGGTGGAGCGGATCCTGGCGACCACCGCCACCGAGGAGACCTGGCGCGCCGCCGGTCGCGACGCGTCGGCGTACGCGCTGCGGGAGTGGGACTGGTCGGTGGTGCAGCACCACTTCGACCGGCTGCTGCTCGAGTCCTGACCGCTCGACGACGAGAGGGCCCCACCGGCTGACCGGTGGGGCCCTCTCTCGTGCGGGTGGCTCAGCGCGGAGCGGGCACGCGCGCCGCCCCGACCGCGTCGTCCGCCGGGCCGAGCAGTTCGTCCCGCAGCTCGGCCCACTGGAGCGAGTGCTGGATGCCCTCGGCGAGGGTGAGCGTCGGCGCCCAGCCGAGATGGTGGCGGGCCCGGTCGCTGCGGGTGTAGGTGCCGGCCGAGTCACCGGGCCGGCGCGGCGCCACCACCGTCGGGATGGGCCGGCCGAGCACTGTGGTGAAGGCGTCCAGCAACTCCCGCACCGTCGTGCCGTCACCGGTGCCGAGGTTGAACACCTCGTACCGGCGGTCGCCGGCGAGCACGGTGTCGAACCGGCGCAGCGCCTCGACGTGGGCCTGCGCGAGGTCCCACACGTGCACGTAGTCGCGGATGCCCGAGCCGTCCCGGGTCGGCCAGTCGACGCCGGTGACCTGGAACGTGGTGCCGGTGCGGGCCGACTCGATCATCTTGCCGAGCACGTGCGACGGGCGCGGCAGTTGCAGGCCGGTGCGCATCTTCGGGTCGGCGCCGACCGGGTTGAAGTAGCGCAGCGAGATCACCCGCAGGGGGTACGCGCGGGCGCTGTCCGCCAGCACCCGCTCGACCATCGCCTTGCTCTCCCCGTACGGGCTGGTGGCCGCGACCGGGGAGGTCTCGTCGACCGCGAAGTCGTCCCCCGGCTGGTAGATCGCCGCCGAGGAGCTGAACAGGAACCGCCCGCACCCGTTGGCCACCAGCGCGTCGAGGAAGTCGACGGTCTTGCCGACGTTCTCCCGGTAGTAGCGCAGCGGGTGCTGGACCGAGTCCGGCACCACGATGAGCGCGGCGCAGTGCACCGCGGCCTCGATGTCCGGGTGCTCGGCGAAGATCCGGTCGACCAGCGCCGAGTCGGCGATGTCGCCGCGGTAGAAGATGCGGTTCTCGACGAACTCCGCCCGCCCGGTGCTGAGATTGTCCAGGATCACCGGGGTGATGCCGGCATCCAGGCAGGCCGAGGCGATGGTGCTGCCGATGAAGCCGGCGCCGCCAGCGATCAGAACCTTCACGGTCAGCTCCGCGCCGCCGGCGGGATGGCCACCGTGACGCGCTCGGTCGCGGACCGCAGCACCGCGCCGGCCACGTCGACGGTCCGCAGGCCCTGCCGCAGGGTGACGATGTCGCTCTCCTTGCCCTCGACCGCGTCGCGGAACCGCTCGTGCTCCACCAGCAGCGGCTCCCGCTTGGGAATGGCGAAGCGGACCATGTCGCCCTCGGCCACGCCCCGGAACGCGCGCAGCGCCTCCCACTCGGTGTCGATGGCGGCGTTGGCGTAGAAGGTGAGGTCCGCGGTGAGCGTGTCGGCGACGAAGCAGCCCTTGTCGCCGGTGACCACGGTGGACCGCTCCTTGAGCGGGCTCAGCCAGTTGACCAGGTGGTTGACCATCGTGCCGTCGCTGAGCTGGCCGACCACGGCCACCATGTCCTCGTGCAGCCGGCCGCTGCGCGAGACGGTGTGCGCGGACACGGAGGTGTATTCCCGGCCGGTGACCCAGGCGGTCAGGTCGATGTCGTGGGTGGCCAGGTCCATCACCACGCCGACGTCGGCGATCCGGTGCGGGAACGGGCCCTGGCGCCGGGTGACGACCTGGAACACCTCGCCCAGCTCGCCGGCCTCCAGCCGGGTCCGCAGGCTCTGCAGGGCGGGGTTGTAGCGCTCGATGTGCCCCACCCCGGCCACCAGGCCGGCGGCCTCGAACGCCTCGACCAGCTTCGTGGCGGCCTCGACGGACTGGGCCAGCGGCTTCTCGATCAGCGCGCAGACGCCGTTGGCGGCCAACTCCAGGCCGACCTTCTCGTGCAGCGCGGTCGGGCAGGCGACCACCGCGTAGTCGACGCCCAGGGCGATGAGGTCGCTCACCTCGGGTACGACCGGCGCGCGCAGCGTGCCGGTCACGTCGCCGGCCGGGTCGACCACGCCGACCAGCTCGACACCGTCCAGGTTCGACAGCACCCGGGCGTGGTTGCGCCCCATGGCGCCGAGGCCGATCAGGCCGGCCCGCAGCTTGCGTCCCTCGCTCATCGGGCGCCCCCGGCCAGGTTCGCGCCCTCGGCGATCCGCTCCAGCTCGGACTGGGTCAGCGACGGGTGCACCGGCAGCGAGACCACCTCGGCGGCGGCCCGCTCGGTCTCCGGCAGGTCCCACGGGCCCGGCGTGCCGGCCTCGGTCAGGTAGGGCTTGAGCCGGTGGATCGGGGTCGGGTAGTAGACCGCGTTGCCGATGCCCAGCTCGGTGAGGCGGGCCTGAGCGGCGTCGCGGTCGCCGGTCACCCGCACCGTGTACTGGTGGTAGACGTGCTTCGCGCCGTCGGCGACCGGCGGGGTGACCATGCCGGTGATGGCGGAGTCGAGGAACTTGGCGTTGGCGCGGCGCTGCTCGGTCCAGTCGGCGAGCTGGGTGAGCTGCACCCGGCCGATCGCGGCGGCGACGTCGGTCATCCGCATGTTGGCGCCGACGATCTCGTTGGCGTACCGCTGCTCCATGCCCTGGTTGCGCAGCAGCCGCAGGGTGCGGGCCAGCTCGGCGTCGGCGGTGGTGATCATGCCGCCTTCGAGCGAGTGCATGTTCTTGGTCGGGTAGAAGCTGAAGCAGCCGGCGGTGCCGAACGCGCCGACCGGGGTGCCGTTCAGCTCGGCGCCGTGGGCCTGGGCGGCGTCCTCGACGACGGCCAGGCCGTGCCGCTGCGCGATCTCCATGATCCGGTCCATCGCGGCGGGGTGGCCGTAGAGGTGCACCGGCATGATGCCCACGGTCTTCGGCGTGATCGCGGCGGCGACCGCCTCCGGGTCGACGCAGAAGCTGCCCGGCTCGATGTCCACGAAGACGGGCTCGGCGCCGACCAGCCGGACCGCGTTGCCGCTGGCCGCGAACGAGAACGACGGGACGATGACCTCGTCGCCGGGGCCGAACCCGAGCGCCATCAGGGTGAGCTGGAGAGCCGAGGTGCCGGAGTTGACGGCGACGCAGTGCCGCCCGGCGACCAGGTCACCGAACTCCTCCTCGAACGCCGCGACCTCGGGGCCCTGCACGACCCGGCCGCTCCGCAGCACCCGGACAGCCGCCTCGATCTCGGCCTCGCCGATGATCGGTCGTGCTGGGGGAATGAACTCTGGATGCGGCCCGACCATGGGGCTTCCTCCTGTCGACGTGACTGTGGGGGGATGTTTCGGGGGGATGGTAACGGTCTGGGGGACAGGCGCTGACTTCGCGCTCAGTGTCCGACCCGATGTCGCGCACTGTTCATGATCGGCGACCGGGCGTCGGTGGCCTCGTCGTGCCTCACACTTCCACCTCGTCGCGGACGGGCTCCACGCATGCTACCCGCAGCGCCGCGACGATCGCGGCGGCCATCCGAGGCACCTCCGCGGTCTTGAGCGAAGCCCGGGAGATGGCCATCCGCCAGTAGATCGGCCCGACGATCAGGTCGACCGCCGCACGCCGGTCGGTGTCCGGCGACAGCTCGCCGCGCTCGACCGCGCGGCCGATCAGGATCCGGCCGACGGCCTGCTGGTAGTCGTCCAGCGCGGCCTGGAGCTTCTCCCCGATCTGCGGGTTGCGGGCCGCCTCGGCGAGCAGGTCCGGGATGATCTGCGCGGCCAGCCGGTGACGCAGCGCACGCGCCATCACGTGCAGCAGGATCTCCAGGTCCCCGAGCAGGCTTCCGGTGTCCAGCAGGGGCAGGTTGCGCCCGGCCACCGCGGAGACCATGTCCAGGACCAGGTCGAGCTTGGAACGCCAGCGGCGGTAGATGGCGGTCTTGCTCACCCCGGCCCGCCGGGCCACCGCCTCGATCGACAGGCGTCCGTAGCCCACCTCGGCCAGCTCCTGCATCACGGCGGCGCGGATGGCACTGGTGATCTCCCCGCGCAGCACCGCCGCGCCGGCCGGGGCACGCCTCTTCTCGGTCGTCACGTGGAACAATGTAGCGCAACGACGGTACGGTTGCGTCCCGACGTTCGGTGGACTACCTTCCATGCAGCAGCGAGGCGGCTCCTCCCCGCCCGGCCACGCTGGATGTCTTCACCGCACTGCTCCCCATCAGCACGAAAGATCGGAGCGCCTGATCATGGCCAACACCGCGGTGGCCGATCCCGAATCCGGACTGACCCGGGCCCAACTGGCCCAGCGGTACGGGCTTCGGGTCGCCGGCGAGCGCCCGCCACTGGCCGAGTACGCCCGCCGGTTGTGGGCGTACCGGCACTTCATGACCGCGTACTCGCGGGCGAAGGTCGCCTCCTCGCTGAGCAACACCCAACTCGGCCAGCTCTGGCAGGTGCTGACGCCGCTGACCAACGCGGCGGTCTACTACCTGATCTTCGGCGTGATCCTGTCCCAGCACCGGAACGTGTCGAACTTCATCGCGTACCTCTGCACCGGTGTGTTCATCTTCATGTTCACCCAGACCGCGGTGTCGAACGGGACCAGCGCGATCACCAGCAACCTGGGCCTGATCCGGGCGCTCCAGTTCCCCCGGGCCGCGCTGCCGATCACGGTCACCCTGGTCCAGCTCCAGCAGTTGCTCATGTCCATGGTGGTGCTGGCCGCCATCGTGCTGCTCACCGGCGAGCCGCTCACCTTCCGGTGGCTGTTCATCGCGCCGACGCTGGTGCTCCAGACGATCTTCAACATCGGGTTGTCCATGGTGATGGCCCGGATCGGCTCGAAGGTCACCGACCTGCGGCAGATCATGCCGTTCGTGATGCGGACCTGGCTGTACGCCTCCGGCGTCCTCTACCCGGTCAGGTTGTTCCGGCAGCACCTGCCCGAGTGGGCGGCGAACCTGCTGGAGTGCAACCCGCCGCTGGTCTTCATCGAGCTGGCCCGGCACGCGCTGCTCGACTCCCACCAGCAGAACCTGGTCTCCTCCCCCACCAAGCTCTGGCTGCTCGCGGCGGGCTGGGCCGTGGTGGTGGGCATCGGCGGTTTCGTCTACTTCTGGCGCGGAGAGAAGGAGTACGGCCGTGGCTGAGCAGACCCTGCCGGTGAACGCCGGCCCGGTGACCGACTCGGGCCGCGTCCCCACCGTGGTGGTGGACGACGTGCACGTGATCTACCGGATCCACAAGGGCGCGACCGGCGGCACCAGCCCGGTCTCCGCGCTCAAGCGGATCACCTCCCGGACCAAGGCGCCGAACATCCGCGAGGTGCACGCGGTCAAGGGCGTGAGCTTCACCGCCTACCAGGGCGAGGCGATCGGCCTGATCGGCAGCAACGGCTCCGGCAAGTCGACCCTGCTGCGGGCCATCGCCGGGCTGCTCCCGCCGGCCCGCGGCGCGGTCTACACCCAGGGCCAGCCGTCCCTGCTCGGCGTGAACGCCGCGCTGCTCAACGACCTCTCCGGCGAGCGCAACGTGGTGCTCGGCTGCCTGGCCATGGGCATGGCCCCGGAGGAGGTCAAGCGGCTCGCCCCGGAGATCATCGAGTTCTCCGGCATCAACGAGCGCGGCGACTTCGCCTCGCTGCCGATGCGCACCTACTCGTCCGGTATGGGCGCCCGGCTGCGGTTCGCCATCGCCGCCGCGAAGAAGCACGACGTGCTGCTCATCGACGAGGCGCTGGCCACCGGTGACCGGAAGTTCCGGG is part of the Micromonospora sp. WMMD980 genome and encodes:
- a CDS encoding glycosyltransferase family 1 protein, whose translation is MSNVLLVTGVAPQAGILSTAVQRLREAGARVHLVGALNQDEMAEDLHLDGVCALPADIAKDSPTRTLARQVPGERVWSRIRREPWAREQARTADVLVALDAHAVYTVWRFAQRNRSADARYGIQAAVQALADRKDRNGTGPLQRLANGIPSTALVRQSVNRLISGAPRAAVNAVTARPIMRSKAGTQLWLTALKAPKMPDSMRTKVARQVAKGMAWADRPEGEAMVLTATASKLRTPAARARMLGEAASRELKAGMPPRDLDGAVEALLKVADQRHRADENVAAADLLNRAMTLAFDRVLHIDQLTSPLAEDPEGFVAPFRRSLAATTVASPRGRLQPAAPPPTDRPLRLLIATSANDNFLKLIRSYYDAHPQVEVRFVDLAANAALKSVTWASKPMLEHRLSADSTAYGDKAEERLRPYLDWADTVFVDWCVAPAALFTMVDPGTTRIIVRLHSYEALSRWPYMVDFSRIDDLVFVADHIRDLTTTLVPYLKGPDGPRMHVLDNAMDLRGFQIDKPSEARFQLGMVGISQVAKDPRWAIEVLRLLRKRDERYRLLLVGGDMNPNVSVASRDYLEAFNRDVREFEADGAVRRLGPTSEVPKMLSDIGVIISSSVREGCHCGLMEGAASGAVPVVRDWPFFAGRPNSARTLYPNGWVIGSPEEAVERILATTATEETWRAAGRDASAYALREWDWSVVQHHFDRLLLES
- the galE gene encoding UDP-glucose 4-epimerase GalE translates to MKVLIAGGAGFIGSTIASACLDAGITPVILDNLSTGRAEFVENRIFYRGDIADSALVDRIFAEHPDIEAAVHCAALIVVPDSVQHPLRYYRENVGKTVDFLDALVANGCGRFLFSSSAAIYQPGDDFAVDETSPVAATSPYGESKAMVERVLADSARAYPLRVISLRYFNPVGADPKMRTGLQLPRPSHVLGKMIESARTGTTFQVTGVDWPTRDGSGIRDYVHVWDLAQAHVEALRRFDTVLAGDRRYEVFNLGTGDGTTVRELLDAFTTVLGRPIPTVVAPRRPGDSAGTYTRSDRARHHLGWAPTLTLAEGIQHSLQWAELRDELLGPADDAVGAARVPAPR
- a CDS encoding Gfo/Idh/MocA family oxidoreductase encodes the protein MSEGRKLRAGLIGLGAMGRNHARVLSNLDGVELVGVVDPAGDVTGTLRAPVVPEVSDLIALGVDYAVVACPTALHEKVGLELAANGVCALIEKPLAQSVEAATKLVEAFEAAGLVAGVGHIERYNPALQSLRTRLEAGELGEVFQVVTRRQGPFPHRIADVGVVMDLATHDIDLTAWVTGREYTSVSAHTVSRSGRLHEDMVAVVGQLSDGTMVNHLVNWLSPLKERSTVVTGDKGCFVADTLTADLTFYANAAIDTEWEALRAFRGVAEGDMVRFAIPKREPLLVEHERFRDAVEGKESDIVTLRQGLRTVDVAGAVLRSATERVTVAIPPAARS
- a CDS encoding DegT/DnrJ/EryC1/StrS family aminotransferase is translated as MVGPHPEFIPPARPIIGEAEIEAAVRVLRSGRVVQGPEVAAFEEEFGDLVAGRHCVAVNSGTSALQLTLMALGFGPGDEVIVPSFSFAASGNAVRLVGAEPVFVDIEPGSFCVDPEAVAAAITPKTVGIMPVHLYGHPAAMDRIMEIAQRHGLAVVEDAAQAHGAELNGTPVGAFGTAGCFSFYPTKNMHSLEGGMITTADAELARTLRLLRNQGMEQRYANEIVGANMRMTDVAAAIGRVQLTQLADWTEQRRANAKFLDSAITGMVTPPVADGAKHVYHQYTVRVTGDRDAAQARLTELGIGNAVYYPTPIHRLKPYLTEAGTPGPWDLPETERAAAEVVSLPVHPSLTQSELERIAEGANLAGGAR
- a CDS encoding TetR/AcrR family transcriptional regulator, with product MTTEKRRAPAGAAVLRGEITSAIRAAVMQELAEVGYGRLSIEAVARRAGVSKTAIYRRWRSKLDLVLDMVSAVAGRNLPLLDTGSLLGDLEILLHVMARALRHRLAAQIIPDLLAEAARNPQIGEKLQAALDDYQQAVGRILIGRAVERGELSPDTDRRAAVDLIVGPIYWRMAISRASLKTAEVPRMAAAIVAALRVACVEPVRDEVEV
- a CDS encoding ABC transporter permease, with the translated sequence MANTAVADPESGLTRAQLAQRYGLRVAGERPPLAEYARRLWAYRHFMTAYSRAKVASSLSNTQLGQLWQVLTPLTNAAVYYLIFGVILSQHRNVSNFIAYLCTGVFIFMFTQTAVSNGTSAITSNLGLIRALQFPRAALPITVTLVQLQQLLMSMVVLAAIVLLTGEPLTFRWLFIAPTLVLQTIFNIGLSMVMARIGSKVTDLRQIMPFVMRTWLYASGVLYPVRLFRQHLPEWAANLLECNPPLVFIELARHALLDSHQQNLVSSPTKLWLLAAGWAVVVGIGGFVYFWRGEKEYGRG
- a CDS encoding ABC transporter ATP-binding protein; its protein translation is MAEQTLPVNAGPVTDSGRVPTVVVDDVHVIYRIHKGATGGTSPVSALKRITSRTKAPNIREVHAVKGVSFTAYQGEAIGLIGSNGSGKSTLLRAIAGLLPPARGAVYTQGQPSLLGVNAALLNDLSGERNVVLGCLAMGMAPEEVKRLAPEIIEFSGINERGDFASLPMRTYSSGMGARLRFAIAAAKKHDVLLIDEALATGDRKFRARSEERVRELRASAGTVFLVSHGIGTIRDTCERTIWLESGVLKMDGPTDEVCDAYENQK